The Seriola aureovittata isolate HTS-2021-v1 ecotype China chromosome 7, ASM2101889v1, whole genome shotgun sequence genome includes the window ACCGCTTGTTGTTCTTGTGGAACTCACCTGGCTCCTTCCCCCGCTGCTCATCTCGCTGCTGGTTGGCTGCCCTGCGTGGACTATGTGTGATGTCAGACTTCCTGTGAGGAAGGTGAAGACACAGAGATGTGTGAAACCACCAAGAGGTGTGAATGTTGTTGGTGACTGGAGACAAAGTGAGAGCTGATTGGCTGCTACCTGACACATTGTTCGACAGGtgagctgtgtgggtgtggccTGGCTGGGCGTGGTCCTCGTGGACGTGGtctctgcattttaaaaacagtcagAGGGCAATAAAGACATGTGGTCACATGTGATGTGGTGTTGTGATTGGTCGGAGGTGTGATGTGGTGTTGTGATTGGTCGGAGGTGTGATGTGGTGTTGTGATTGGTCGGAGGTGTGATGTGGTGTtgtggtcatgtgaccagaCCTGCAGGCCGATGCTCAGACTCTGCTGCAGTGTTGCAGTCAGTCGCTCCACCAGACGATCGCCAACACGACCAGAACCgtcctgaaaacaaaacataaacaacatttacaaaacatCAAGTCTTTTATATCTGACAGGTGAAAGAACAGGAAGTGTTCTGTGATTGGTTTGTGATGCTGGTGATGTAAcctgttggtttgtttacaacctgtctggtGGTCTGATGCTCCTTCTTATTAGTTCTTCTGACTGACAGAAATGATGGACACTGTGAGCAGGTGAGGGAGAACATGCAGGTGTGTTGTTACCTGGCAGTGAGACAGAGCGCTCAGAGCCTGTTTGTAGAGCTGAACAGctttctgctgcttcctctgcttcagGTAACACTCCGCTAACGACTCACACACCTGAGCCTGAGCCAGGTGGTcctctgcagacaaacagacaggtagAGGCAGGTATGATCTCATAAACATGACTGAACGGTTACTGTTTTTACCTGATGTTACCTGTGTCTCTGAATCCCTGCAGAGCGTGGATGAagctctctgctgcctcctcttcatcacccaGCTGACTGCAGGCAAACGCCAGGTTACTGAAGCACCGAGCCTGGTCACCACGGCAACCTAGAGAGcctgcgcgcgcacacacacacgtatattaTCACTTCATAGTATCCTGAATGTATGAACTTATAAATATTACACTTTTTTATGAATGTTGAAggttgattgacaggtgattgacaggtgtgacaggtgtgacaggtgtgacaggtgtgtgtctgaccGTAGAGTCCAGCGGCCTGCCTGTGGTAGCCCACAGCAGGTGTGAACTGTCCAAGAGAGTTCAGAGCAGCTCCCAGGTTGTGCAGCACCTTGGCCAGCAGGGGGGGCCACTGAGCCGCAGGACCCAGAGCCTGCAGGAAACACTGCACCGCCTCTTCGAAACACCTGAGCCAGCAGTAAGACACGCCCACGGACAGGTAAAGCTCACCTGGACCACAGCGGGAGGTAGACAGAttaaccaatcaatcaatcaatgaatcGGTCAGATGATCTGTTTCATAAAGGTGATTACCCAGAGTCCTCGGGTCGGTGATGCTGTCTGTCAAACTCAGAGACTTTGTCAGCACGCCGATAATGTCATCATGGCTGAACTGATCTGATTGAATCATGTAATTTCCCGCCTctttcaaagcagcagctgcagaatcCAACATGGCTGCCACTCTGTAACTCTCTGCTGCCCGCAGGAAACCCTGAACTGCCAGAGACCAgtcctacaacacacacacacctgtcacctgacACATCTGTCACCTGACACACCTGTTCCAGCtctggttcaggttctggtccaggtcctggttCTGACC containing:
- the LOC130172460 gene encoding tetratricopeptide repeat protein 24; this encodes MASDASTAGEKEVKVKRKRKEQKVRTKASAVSEVQTVDIEELTSAGHRALQEGRTGDALSCFRDALKAAEQLQDSRVLRACSFNLGAAYVEVGRPQKGLDFLQQAHPGPKADRLPDLQFNLALAHNALGQSQEAAAHFLQAAQLYRSQGDGGSEGDACMEMSRCYSRTQDWSLAVQGFLRAAESYRVAAMLDSAAAALKEAGNYMIQSDQFSHDDIIGVLTKSLSLTDSITDPRTLGELYLSVGVSYCWLRCFEEAVQCFLQALGPAAQWPPLLAKVLHNLGAALNSLGQFTPAVGYHRQAAGLYGSLGCRGDQARCFSNLAFACSQLGDEEEAAESFIHALQGFRDTEDHLAQAQVCESLAECYLKQRKQQKAVQLYKQALSALSHCQDGSGRVGDRLVERLTATLQQSLSIGLQRPRPRGPRPARPHPHSSPVEQCVRKSDITHSPRRAANQQRDEQRGKEPGAEARGRQEAAEHCGSAEGGDTEVPEYMASGPYSSYQSDQSDQLQHSELWSDRENPHTDSETSLVRETEAVPTSPGDVREATPPAGRWRSRFCALM